The sequence below is a genomic window from Mus musculus strain C57BL/6J chromosome 4, GRCm38.p6 C57BL/6J.
CCCAGGTAAACTGCATACTGAAAACCAAGAGAGCATTGGGGGGCATGGTTAAGTTTGAGGTGACTACTGGTTATCCAAGGAGGGACTTCAAGTGGGCTCTTGTTCACCTGATATTTAGTGAAGGGTCTTGCTAGGAGACCTAAACATAGAGATGTGTTTAAACCCAAGGCTGGCTGGTTTCAGATAGCCACTCTTATCAGgaatggatgtatgtgtgtgtgtgtgtatgtatgtatgtatgtatgtatgtatgtatgtgtgtgtgtatatatatgtttcaGTAGCTCCTTGTATTTGTTTTCCTAGTGAGCACAAGGGATGTTATAAAGGGAAAACTCAGAGGATCCATAGGTCTGACACACATAAACTTTAGAGTCTCTGTCCTGATGGTGACATTTCAGGGCtgtgcacacacactccccaATCAGCCACGGTGGAAGGGGCCTTCCTCTGAAGCTAGTGTGGGCCCCCCATAGTCTGGATGTACCCTTTCCTGACTCAGCAAATCCATGCTCCATCACTGATCTGCCACTTTGTGGCACTTTTTCAAGGCTTCCTCATTAGTTCCCATCACTGGATGAGCCATGATCCTCACACCATAAAAAGCTACATTTCCTTCACCAGGATACACCCTACCTAGGACTCTCTTCCATCTTGTGTCAGAGTCTTGGACAGCCAGCCTGAACTTGCTTCTCTTAACATAATTTTGGATCTACTCTTCCAGAATTTTCTAGGTGCTAAAGTGGTAGAGTTTCTGCCTCTTGTCTCACCTGCTATCTTCTCACACTGGGCCACAAAGACCTCTCACTTCTTGAGGGCTTTGTCTCACCTTGGGTTTCTGTCTCACATGGCATTCTTTATTGTCTCCCAATCCCACCTTCATCTCTGGGTTTTCTCCCTTAGGCTAGCTTTTACAACTGTGGTTTTCTGGTGTTCTGCATTCAGCTCTCTTCCTTCATACACTTCCTGTGGCCCTATCACCTTCAATTGCTTCAGCTCTTATGAAAGTGCTAGTAACACCGATTTCTGCCTCTAAGCTGTGTCTTCTGTTCTAGTCACAGACATCCACTGGAGGCTGGCGATTCCACAAGCTGCCTAAGCCCCCAAACTAGTCTGAACGCATCTCATCCAGACTCTAGTCCTGTGCTGCTCAGCTCAGCGAATGGCACCCCCATCCACATCCGTGCCCCAGCTCTCATTCTAAGAATTCATCACTGATGCCTCTCTTTCTCAGTGCTCTTTAATGGTAGATCTAGGAATCTCTAATGCCTGATTTTCATGTCACTAATCTCTGCCTTAGTTCCTATCTTATCCTTTCTTCACGAATAACGACATCTTCCCCTTCTCCACAATATATCCTTCACACTGTTGCTAGAATGACTGATCCCAGATCGACATTCGAGATCTCATCCATTCTTTCCTTCATTATTATAAGGTCCACCCTCTTCAGCCCGTTTTTCGGGGCATGATGGtccttccattttcttccctTGCCCGCCTTTCCTGTCCTGTCTTGCTTATCTCTTATGTTATGGCATTACACATGATGACCCTCTGCACAGCATACTTTCAGCACATCTCTTCAGCATCAAATATCTGAATCTTACCCATCACAGGAAGCCTGAACCTTGCAAATGACATCAGATGCCTGTGataagaaagggagagagtaCATATTTTTGCTCTTTAGCCTGCCAGTTCCCCATTCCCGTGGCCTGTGGCTTGAGTTACGATCAGAGCTAGGTAAGGAGGGAGAATGTCCAAAGCTGATTGATCATCCTGATAGTCAGGAAAGGGTGCTCTCTATTCCTCACAGGTGTTTAAATTTTAAtggcagatttttttaaaactatttttggtTCTTAAAAATCCAGCATCATTGTTCAGTTGATTTGTATGCTACACTTACATTTAATGCAATTGCTGTTTTAGTTAGGCTTGAATTTATCATTTCACCACTTCTTTGGTATTTGTCTTAAGCTTtcttcaattttaaaattaattttcatggTTATGTAGACATTGTGCATGGTACTGGGCTACAGAACATTTCCATACATGTGTATAATTAAGCTCCTTCTTTTTgaagtttctttggtcatggtgtttcttttcaaagcaatagaaacataACTAAGACAACTACAGTGCTGCCTTTGTTACTGTGTTTCTGTAGCAGAGCTTGAAATCAGAAACGGTGACATCTGACTGTTTTTTCCTAGGATTGCTTTGGCTATCGGGGTCTTTTGTGCTTCCCTATGAATCTTAAGGATGTGTCTTTCTCCTTCTGTAAAGAACAACATGACAATTCTGAACAGGATTGCACTGAGTCTACACATTGCTTTTGGTAGCACAGCCATTAATTTCCCTAGTCCTTTACCATGGGAGGTCTTTCTAGCATCTGGCATCTTCTTCAAGGTTTTCCTTCTGTGTTTTAAAGTTTCTCTTAGGATGCTTCTCACTTTCTAGCTTAGGttctttatcacacacacacacacacacacacacacacacacacacacatacacacacacacacactcacacacacacatacacacactcacacagacacagacatacacacacacatacactcacacagacacagacacacacacactcacacagacacacacacactcacacagacacagacacacacacactcacacacacacacactcacacagacacacaaacagacacacacacacacagacactcactcacacagacacacacacacacacacacacacagagatacacacacactcacacagacacatacacagacacactggcTCTCTTTGGAGTTAACCAAGatctttgaattttttattaagattttaatAATGTATgcaatttataatattttgaatCTGTTGcttcaggtttttgttgttgtattgatTCTTTCTCTAGAGCAAGGGTTGGTAAATTTTGCCTTTTTAAAGAGCTTCTAAACTACACTATATGagatggtctggagagatggacctgggctcagttctcagcacccatgtgttGACCCAAAACCACGTGGGAcatagctccaggggatctaatgttgtcttctgatctccatgggcaccaggtacacatgtggtgaacatacatacatgcagacaaaatatgtatacacacaaaatattaataaattaaaaagaaaatcatccagtttttttaaaatttcagctATGTGACAGGGATATATATGGTTTGAGAAATTTTACCATTGTGTGacgtttataaaatatatttatacaaacCTCGAGGGTATACAGATCAAATACTTGAAGCAGCCTCATGACTTAATTGAAGAGTATGATAACTATGAGATGTGTGAGGCTGCTGCCAACATAACACAGCATGCCCTGTGCCATGGCGTGTCCTGTGCCACGGTGGCTCCTATGCCACAGCGTGCTGTTCTTTTTGTTGCTTTAAAGAGTCAATGTTTGCTCACACACGGACTCTgtgcttttccttctctctgtcagCTCTGTGTTCCATGGAAGACCTCCAGACTTAGGAAGTTCTTTGGAGCATCTCTCACTATGGGTCTTTGGTAATCCAATGGCCTGCTTTCATTTGAGAGAAAACAACATTGGCTTCCAAAGGACTCTTTCACTGAGCTCTAGGTTGGTAATTGGATTCTTCCTCCGTGTCCACTCTtcatctcctttcctctcttccattccttctcttcccttccctcctccctctcttacccgAATTAGATGTGTCACTCAGTCACCTTCTATTTTCTGTGGACAGACCTCAGCCTTCCTCATTGTTGACCATTTGGAGAAATGTATCCTTTTTTTCTCAGACCAGTTTCAGAACAAcacttgttttatttgtttgttctattTGCAGCCAGTTTCCCTTATATAATATTTCCTTTATATTCATTTTCCCCTTCCAGCCACTTTATCTTTCTTGGTATTCTCCAGGCCACATTTCTCTTTTCTGTAGGCCAGTATGTCTCCTCCGCTTGGGAACACTGTGGGCATCATCTGTGAGTCATTGACTTATCCTTTATTCCTTGTATCGCTCACCTCCAGTCCATGAAAATATGTGACTTTGACTTATCGTGAACTATCCAAAGATAGCTATTTTCCTGCTATTCCAGGGAGTCAGGCTTACAGCCATGTCTCTCAATTTCAGGGATGTCCATCAAGACTTTTGAGCTCCTCAACTAAAGCCAGTTGGGGTATGGCCCCCCAAATGAAGGCTGACCTCGACATTTGATGTTAGTTGTACACAAATGTTGAATTCTTGAATACCCAATTCTTCCCATGACATTTTTCCCATGACTTATAAGCTGTGTGGTCCATGAATTATAAGACATTGCTTTTTGGATATCTCCCATTTTTTTGGTAAATTCTACATTTTGAAATGTAGAGTTCATAATCTGGCATCTCAGAATAAGTTGGAATTGTGTGATAGGAGAAAAACATGCTGTTTCATATAAAGTGGAAATTCTTGTTAAAgctttgctctctggctctgtggGACCCTGATATGTACTTGACTTTGCTCTTCGTGTTTGGCACACCTGGTGCACGAATGGCAGCAAAGTTAGCACCTGGGTTTTCTCTTTCACAACTGACagctctgctctatctttgcAGCAGGAGAAGGATGCAGGACTTCCTCTGGAGAAACCGCAGCTCTCTTACCGAGTTTGTCCTTCTAGGATTCTCTAGTAACACACAGATAAATGGCATTCTGTTTGGcatctttcttctcctctacCTCACCACCCTCCTAGGCAATGGGCTCATTATCACCTTGATACACATGGATTCCCGcctccacacacccatgtactttttcctcaGTGTCTTATCCATTCTGGATATGGGCTATGTCACCACCACAGTGCCCCAGATGCTGGTACATCTGGTCTGTAAGAAGAAGACCATATCCTATGTTGGATGTGTGGCTCAGATGTACATCTTCCTGATGCTGGGAATCACCGAGTCTTGGCTGTTTGCAATCATGGCCTATGATAGGTATGTGGCCATTTGCCATCCCCTCAGATACAAAGTCATCATGAGTCCTTTGCTGCGTGGGTCACTGGTAGccttctgtgggttctggggtatCACCTGTGCCCTGATATATACTGTTTCTGCTATGATTCTTCCCTACTGTGGCCCCAATGAGATCAACCACTTCTTCTGTGAAGTGCCTGCTGTCCTGAAGCTGGCCTGCGCAGACACCTCTCTCAATGACCAGGTAGACTTCATCCTAGGCTTTATCCTTCTTTTGGTCCCACTCTCCCTCATCATTGTTGTCTACATCAATATCTTTGCTGCTATCTTGAGAATCCGTTCAACTCAAGGGAGGATCAAGGCCTTCTCCACCTGTGTGTCCCACATCATTGTGGTCACCATGTTCTCCATCCCGTGTATGGTTATGTATATGAGGCCTGGCTCTGAGTCCTCCCCAGAAGAGGACAAGAAGTTGGCTCTCTTCTACAACGTCATCTCTGCCTTCCTCAACCCCATCATCTACAGCCTTCGTAATAAAGATGTGAAAAGGGCTTTCCTCAAGGTAGTGGGCAGCAGAAAAGGGTCAGAGTGAAGGCTTGGGAGTTGTAAGACTAGCAGCCTCCTGGAACAGTCTCCATGCAGCTTTCTGTAAAGGGGGAGTCTTCCATAATGACACTACATTACATCCAGTGAGTTGACGTGGTTCAAAGTCACTAACTTACTGAAGACTTTATTGGGGTGTCACTGTGTAGTATGTGTACTCATTTGGCATATGATTCTATATGATCACAGAACATTTAgatatatcataatatatacaGGCTCATAAAACTCCATCTGGGTATAGAACTATCTCACCACCACACAATGTAACATTGTATATGGTCCCCAATTCCAGCCTCGAATACGATGCCGTTGTTATTTACTCCTCCCCGCCGCCCCCACCGAATAACTTCCTCATCTTTTGAATGTTACATAAACAGAGGCAGTATGTGATGTCAGGGTGTCTGATTTCACTCATCTTAAAACCCCTTTTGACCCATCTAGAGTGTTTTGTATAACAGTAGTATGCTTCTATTTTTGCAGTAGTGTATTCCATATCACCACAGTTTAATTTGCCTACAATAGTGATAGTTTCTATTCTTTGGCTATTCCATATAAAGTTTCTATGAATATTTGTGTGAAGGTCATCTTCTctttttaatagttttaaaatgacatttgctTATTTACTGTGGGAGGGGACCCGTGTGCCATGATGCGCTTGTGGAGACTGAAGAACAGGCTGTGGGTGTCAGTTCTCCTTCAGTCCACCATATGGGACCTGACGATCAAACTCAGGCGGCCAGACTTGGCAGCAGATGCCTCTGTCTGCTGAGCCTCTCCCTGGCCCTCACAGGCAGACTTTtggagaaaggttttgtttttcttttacctcTAGAATAAATACATAGAGTGTGAATGCCAGGGTATGTAtatagttatatgtatatataccctGGTATGTatatagttcagtttgtaataaTATTTTAATCAACTCCACAGTTAGATGCCATTCCATACATATCAGAATGCACTTAAACAGATGCTGTTTAAGGAAGGCCGTGCAGCACTGAGAATCCTTACAATCCTGGAAGGATGTAAGCCAGGGTTACCGCTTTGAAAacagtctgtcagttcctcaaaTACTCAATGTAGAGGGACATGTGGTCCACCATATTAATCTCAGATACATACCTAAAAGAAGTCAAAACATACACCAGTATGCAAAAATGTGCACActtgtggctagagagatgactgagtcgttaagagcactggctgctcttccaggaaacccagatttgattcccagcatccatgagaTAACTAACACCTATctttaactccaggtccaggggagacgccctcttctggcttccataggcactGCACGCATGTGGcttacagacatgcatgcaggtcaaatatgtaaaaatatatgttttaaaatgtatatacttatggtcatagcaactttattcatgCCAATTAAAAAGCAAGATCATCAACTCAAAGCCTGTTAGCTGAATGTGTAAATAAAATATGGTATGTCCACATAATGGAATGTATTTTGCACTGGAAGAGAACAAAtacaatatatgtaatatacatatatgctacAGTGTTGATTTGTCTTGGAAAAATTAAAGATTGTTGCAAAAATTCATGTAGCATGTCATCccattatataaaatatccagAATAGGCAAAATCTTAGGCAGAGAAGGTAGATTCATATACTCGTTGGTCCTAGGGATATGGTGGGAATGGAGGGGCAATTACTTTTATAAGTATGGCACTTCTTTTGAGGCAATGAAGATGCTCTAAGACTATATCATGCTAATGGATAGGAAACTCTGTGGATGTA
It includes:
- the Olfr62 gene encoding olfactory receptor 62, producing the protein MQDFLWRNRSSLTEFVLLGFSSNTQINGILFGIFLLLYLTTLLGNGLIITLIHMDSRLHTPMYFFLSVLSILDMGYVTTTVPQMLVHLVCKKKTISYVGCVAQMYIFLMLGITESWLFAIMAYDRYVAICHPLRYKVIMSPLLRGSLVAFCGFWGITCALIYTVSAMILPYCGPNEINHFFCEVPAVLKLACADTSLNDQVDFILGFILLLVPLSLIIVVYINIFAAILRIRSTQGRIKAFSTCVSHIIVVTMFSIPCMVMYMRPGSESSPEEDKKLALFYNVISAFLNPIIYSLRNKDVKRAFLKVVGSRKGSE